The proteins below are encoded in one region of Levilactobacillus namurensis:
- the purR gene encoding pur operon repressor produces MKVRRSDRLVDMTRYLMERPHQLVSLTFFAARYESAKSSISEDLTILKRTFQARGTGLLETVPGAAGGARFIPYILREEAQQFVDEMIDDLSAADRYLPGGYVYMSDILGRPAALRQIGRILATQYLNQTVDVVVTIAAKGIPLAQSVANYLNVPFVIARHDSQITEGSTVSVNYVSGSTKRIERMALSKRSVKPGSRVLIVDDYMKGGGTVGGLRSLVDEFDSQLAGVAVFAEGDFDGQRTISKYTSLLKVQTADEQIRVTPGNYLTQIFGDENNQLN; encoded by the coding sequence TTGAAAGTCAGAAGAAGTGACCGGCTGGTCGATATGACCCGCTATTTAATGGAACGTCCGCATCAACTGGTGTCGCTGACGTTCTTCGCGGCCCGCTATGAGTCTGCCAAGTCGTCCATCAGTGAAGACCTGACGATTCTGAAGCGCACTTTCCAGGCCCGGGGAACCGGACTATTGGAGACGGTCCCCGGTGCAGCCGGTGGCGCGCGGTTTATTCCCTACATTTTACGGGAAGAAGCCCAGCAGTTCGTGGATGAAATGATCGATGATTTGTCCGCAGCTGACCGGTACCTGCCAGGGGGCTACGTGTACATGTCCGATATCTTGGGCCGGCCCGCAGCGTTACGGCAGATTGGTCGGATCTTGGCGACCCAGTACCTGAACCAGACGGTCGACGTGGTGGTCACGATTGCGGCTAAGGGAATTCCGTTGGCGCAAAGCGTGGCCAACTACCTGAACGTGCCGTTCGTGATTGCCCGGCACGATTCCCAGATTACCGAAGGCTCGACCGTGAGTGTCAACTACGTGTCCGGGTCGACCAAGCGAATCGAACGGATGGCGTTGTCGAAGCGCAGCGTCAAGCCGGGTTCGCGGGTCCTGATTGTCGACGACTACATGAAGGGCGGCGGCACCGTTGGGGGGCTGCGCTCATTAGTCGATGAATTTGATTCGCAACTGGCCGGGGTCGCCGTCTTTGCGGAAGGCGACTTCGATGGTCAGCGGACCATCAGTAAGTACACTTCCCTGTTGAAGGTGCAGACGGCTGATGAACAGATTCGGGTGACGCCAGGGAATTACCTGACGCAGATTTTTGGTGACGAAAACAATCAATTAAACTAG
- a CDS encoding ribose-phosphate diphosphokinase, translating to MATQYFDPKLKIFALNSNKPLAQKIADEVGVELGKTSVDRFSDGEIRINIEQSVRGSHVYVIQSTSAPVNDNLMELLIMIDALRRASAATINVVIPYYGYARQDRKARSREPITAKLVANMLQTAGVTRVLALDLHAAQIQGFFDVPVDHLMGAPLLADYFLRSGLAEDAVVVSPDHGGVTRARALAEFLKAPIAIIDKRRPRANVAEIMNIIGDIKGKRCIMIDDMIDTAGTITLGSQALMDAGAKEVYASCTHPVLSGPAIERIKNSPIKKLVVTDSIQLTADKQIDKIEQISVGPLIGQAIKRINENRPVSPLFNTRFRGSEQ from the coding sequence ATGGCTACGCAATATTTTGACCCTAAATTAAAGATTTTTGCGTTAAACTCAAACAAACCATTGGCGCAAAAGATTGCTGATGAAGTTGGTGTAGAGTTAGGGAAAACGTCGGTGGACCGGTTCAGTGACGGCGAAATCCGGATTAACATTGAACAAAGTGTCCGCGGAAGTCACGTTTACGTGATTCAATCCACCTCAGCTCCCGTCAACGATAATTTGATGGAACTGTTGATTATGATTGATGCCTTACGGCGGGCGAGTGCTGCCACGATCAACGTGGTCATTCCGTACTACGGGTATGCGCGTCAAGACCGGAAGGCCCGTTCACGGGAACCAATTACGGCTAAATTAGTGGCCAATATGCTCCAAACGGCCGGTGTCACGCGCGTCTTAGCGTTAGACTTGCATGCGGCCCAGATTCAAGGCTTCTTCGACGTGCCGGTGGACCACTTGATGGGGGCCCCACTGTTAGCCGACTACTTCTTACGGAGTGGCTTGGCCGAAGACGCCGTGGTGGTTTCACCCGACCATGGTGGGGTGACCCGGGCACGGGCCTTAGCTGAATTCTTGAAGGCCCCAATCGCGATTATCGACAAGCGGCGGCCACGGGCCAACGTTGCCGAAATCATGAACATCATCGGGGACATCAAGGGCAAGCGGTGCATCATGATTGATGACATGATCGACACGGCGGGGACGATTACCTTAGGCTCGCAGGCGTTGATGGACGCTGGGGCTAAGGAAGTCTACGCTAGTTGTACCCATCCGGTCTTGTCTGGTCCCGCTATCGAACGGATCAAGAACTCGCCAATTAAGAAGTTAGTGGTGACGGACTCGATTCAGTTAACGGCGGACAAGCAAATCGATAAGATCGAACAAATTTCAGTCGGTCCCCTGATTGGCCAAGCCATCAAGCGGATCAACGAAAACCGGCCAGTTAGCCCGTTGTTCAACACCCGGTTCCGCGGGAGCGAA
- a CDS encoding thiamine pyrophosphate-binding protein yields MTKMIAGQALVKVLEAWGVDHIYGIPGGSINHTVEGLYLEKDRIQYIQVRHEEVGALAATADAKYTGKIGVSFGSAGPGATHLFNGLYDAKMDHVPVLALVGQVPQAAMNTNYFQEMDETPMFSDVAVYNRTATTAEQLPYVVNQAIREAYRQKGPAVVIIPENLSSTEIDYEPVKTPNLVSNSYKQQIDPVAIEKTLALLKAAKHPLVYAGRGLLGARDELVKFSEQFNLPVMNTVPATGVIPTNHPNAIGTFGRLGSKSGFEALQHTDLILFLGSEFPFAQFWPKGIKIIQVNDNAFDIGKMVPVDYAVLGDAKQYLQAMIATGETLPATDWLRANRQNKQNWDAWLAQLAQDDSQGLAPETVMRKVAALVGPDDIYGVDTGNVSEWAVRGLPMDQNQRFALSGLFATMGYGLPAGLAGALNAAKGAQAWSFSGDGGFAMVAPDLITEVRYQLPVINVVFTNNRFGFIYNEQVTTGQHLYGVDLTEADWAKVAEGLGGIGFTVKNKVDVENVFNHIQDLQAQGNTKPIVVNAVIKDDDPIGTAYMPLDPKLYGQAAVDEYAKQNHIDPKQQPSLGELLRAKGDTL; encoded by the coding sequence ATGACTAAGATGATTGCAGGACAAGCGTTAGTCAAAGTTTTAGAAGCCTGGGGCGTTGACCATATTTATGGGATTCCCGGCGGGTCGATCAACCATACCGTTGAAGGCCTCTATCTAGAAAAGGATCGAATCCAGTACATTCAGGTTCGCCACGAGGAAGTGGGGGCGTTGGCCGCCACGGCAGATGCCAAGTACACGGGGAAGATCGGGGTATCCTTCGGGTCAGCCGGTCCTGGTGCGACGCACTTATTCAACGGCCTCTATGATGCCAAGATGGATCACGTGCCCGTCTTAGCCTTAGTGGGACAAGTCCCCCAAGCGGCCATGAACACCAACTACTTCCAGGAAATGGACGAGACGCCGATGTTCAGTGACGTGGCCGTCTATAACCGGACCGCCACGACCGCGGAACAGTTGCCTTACGTGGTGAACCAAGCCATCCGTGAAGCTTACCGGCAAAAGGGACCCGCAGTGGTCATCATTCCGGAGAACCTGTCGTCAACGGAGATCGATTACGAACCCGTTAAGACCCCGAACCTGGTGTCCAATAGCTACAAGCAACAGATTGATCCCGTGGCGATCGAGAAGACCTTGGCGTTATTGAAGGCCGCTAAGCACCCGCTGGTCTACGCCGGTCGGGGCCTGCTGGGCGCGCGGGATGAACTGGTCAAGTTCAGCGAGCAGTTCAACTTGCCGGTCATGAACACGGTTCCCGCCACGGGCGTGATTCCCACCAACCACCCCAACGCCATCGGAACGTTTGGCCGGTTAGGGTCTAAGTCCGGGTTCGAAGCCCTCCAGCACACCGACCTGATTCTCTTCTTAGGGTCCGAATTTCCGTTTGCCCAGTTCTGGCCAAAGGGCATCAAGATCATCCAAGTGAACGATAACGCTTTTGACATTGGAAAGATGGTCCCCGTGGACTACGCCGTCCTAGGGGATGCCAAGCAGTACCTGCAGGCCATGATTGCGACCGGAGAAACCTTGCCAGCCACCGATTGGCTGCGGGCGAACCGGCAGAACAAGCAGAACTGGGACGCTTGGTTAGCGCAACTGGCTCAAGACGATAGCCAGGGCTTGGCACCGGAGACCGTGATGCGGAAGGTGGCTGCCTTAGTCGGCCCTGACGATATCTACGGGGTCGATACCGGGAACGTATCCGAGTGGGCCGTTCGTGGGCTCCCCATGGATCAGAACCAGCGCTTCGCGTTATCCGGATTGTTTGCGACCATGGGTTACGGCCTGCCAGCCGGGTTAGCCGGGGCGTTGAACGCCGCTAAGGGCGCCCAAGCTTGGTCCTTCTCCGGTGACGGTGGCTTCGCGATGGTAGCGCCCGACCTGATCACGGAAGTCCGGTACCAGTTGCCAGTGATTAACGTGGTCTTCACCAATAACCGGTTCGGCTTCATCTACAACGAACAGGTCACCACGGGGCAGCACCTCTACGGGGTCGACCTGACGGAGGCCGACTGGGCCAAGGTCGCCGAAGGGTTAGGCGGAATTGGCTTCACGGTCAAGAACAAGGTCGACGTGGAGAACGTCTTCAACCACATCCAAGACCTACAGGCGCAGGGCAACACCAAGCCAATCGTGGTCAACGCCGTGATCAAGGACGATGACCCCATTGGGACGGCCTACATGCCGTTGGACCCTAAGCTGTACGGTCAAGCGGCGGTCGATGAATATGCTAAGCAAAACCACATTGATCCTAAGCAACAGCCTTCCTTAGGGGAACTCTTGCGGGCCAAGGGCGACACCCTGTAA
- a CDS encoding metal ABC transporter solute-binding protein, Zn/Mn family produces MDFVRRRRWLTVVLLMVGTLALFLTGCKATTSQRTTTKTDGIHVVASLDFYGEAARKILGSAGTVTTVINSPSIDPESFEPDIATAKTVAKANVVIQNGLGYDSWMERLVAANGHSQIHTLTLGTLVGRKMGDNPHLWSDPQLMRTMTRQLVKQFSALDPAHARDFQRRGAAYQRQLAVLPQLAQRIKQHANGQAVAVSEPVFSLALKAMGYHISDQHFAQAIEEDSDPTPADITRLQYQLKHHKIAFFVENTQNSSNNVATMVRLARKYRVPVVKVTETMPVHTTYREWMAGQYRQVLRIQQEARTSE; encoded by the coding sequence ATGGATTTTGTGCGGCGCAGAAGATGGCTAACGGTGGTGCTCCTAATGGTGGGAACGCTGGCCTTATTCCTAACGGGATGTAAGGCGACCACCTCACAACGGACCACGACGAAGACCGACGGCATCCACGTGGTGGCCAGCCTAGACTTCTATGGTGAAGCGGCACGAAAAATCTTGGGTTCGGCGGGGACGGTCACCACGGTGATCAACAGTCCCAGCATTGATCCGGAGAGCTTCGAACCCGACATTGCGACCGCCAAGACGGTCGCCAAGGCCAACGTGGTGATTCAAAACGGCTTGGGTTACGACAGTTGGATGGAACGCCTAGTGGCGGCTAACGGGCATTCGCAGATTCATACGTTGACGTTGGGGACTTTGGTCGGACGGAAGATGGGGGATAACCCCCATCTCTGGAGTGATCCGCAACTGATGCGGACCATGACCCGCCAATTGGTCAAGCAGTTTAGCGCGTTAGACCCGGCCCACGCCCGCGATTTCCAACGGCGCGGTGCGGCGTACCAACGCCAGTTAGCCGTTTTGCCCCAGTTGGCACAGCGCATCAAGCAACACGCGAATGGCCAAGCGGTCGCGGTCAGCGAACCCGTGTTTAGCCTAGCGCTGAAGGCCATGGGGTACCACATCAGTGACCAGCACTTTGCGCAGGCCATCGAAGAGGACAGTGACCCCACGCCCGCCGACATCACCCGCCTGCAGTACCAATTGAAACATCACAAAATCGCCTTTTTTGTCGAGAACACCCAGAACTCCAGCAATAACGTGGCGACCATGGTGCGGCTAGCCCGGAAGTATCGGGTGCCGGTGGTCAAAGTTACCGAGACCATGCCGGTGCACACCACGTACCGTGAGTGGATGGCGGGCCAGTATCGACAAGTCTTACGGATTCAACAGGAAGCGAGGACGTCTGAATGA
- a CDS encoding metal ABC transporter ATP-binding protein, with translation MTTTQAILELNHLGMTFPGHPVFNELNLTVRPGEFWSIVGENGVGKTTLMRTILHQLRPTTGKVVYDPSLRIGYVPQFRNIDADYPLTIRDFVGLNLTGWKLPWLSRAERQRVAKILAETGLEKIATRPIGQASGGEKQKAYLAQALVEAPSLLILDESTASLDPVTKTELLDLVQWLNQQQGLTVLFVTHDIPLARKYSQHFLMLTPQGTEQGPIAALTDEKVWRGERV, from the coding sequence ATGACTACGACGCAAGCAATCTTAGAATTAAACCATCTGGGGATGACCTTTCCGGGCCACCCCGTTTTTAACGAGTTGAACCTGACCGTCCGCCCCGGAGAATTCTGGAGTATCGTGGGGGAGAACGGGGTGGGGAAGACCACCCTGATGCGGACGATTCTGCACCAACTCCGCCCCACGACGGGTAAGGTCGTGTACGACCCCAGTCTGCGCATTGGCTACGTACCGCAGTTCCGCAATATCGATGCGGATTATCCGCTCACGATTCGGGACTTTGTGGGGTTGAACCTGACGGGCTGGAAGCTTCCGTGGCTGAGTCGCGCGGAGCGGCAGCGGGTCGCCAAGATTTTGGCGGAAACGGGCTTGGAAAAGATCGCCACCCGGCCCATTGGTCAGGCCTCGGGGGGCGAGAAGCAAAAAGCGTACTTAGCCCAAGCATTGGTTGAAGCGCCCAGCCTGTTGATCCTCGACGAATCGACGGCGAGCCTGGATCCCGTGACCAAGACGGAGTTGCTGGACCTGGTTCAATGGTTGAACCAGCAACAGGGATTGACCGTTCTTTTTGTCACCCACGACATTCCGTTGGCTCGTAAGTACAGCCAACACTTCTTGATGCTGACACCGCAAGGAACTGAGCAGGGACCGATTGCGGCATTGACGGACGAAAAGGTTTGGAGGGGTGAACGTGTTTAG
- a CDS encoding metal ABC transporter permease — protein MFSYEFMRNAFAAGTIIAIICGIMGVFVIARNMSFLTHTLSEIGFSGAAFGIFAGWTPLSGMLLFTVVSSVIVGQLSVRAERREAATSAISALFIGLGILFLSLANKNASYATNILFGSVIGISASDVTQMLVLSLLVLLVVLVIYRFLKFDSFDHTGAQVKGLWTNALSITFLVLLALSVSVAAQIVGSLLIFILLTLPAATAKYFVHTVGGMMGLAIVLALVGVWSGLALSYVTNYPVSFFIAAIEAAFYFIALIWQHFQTAAK, from the coding sequence GTGTTTAGTTACGAATTCATGCGCAATGCGTTCGCGGCCGGAACCATTATTGCGATTATCTGTGGCATCATGGGCGTCTTCGTGATTGCCCGTAACATGTCTTTTCTGACCCACACGCTCTCCGAAATTGGCTTTTCCGGGGCGGCTTTTGGAATCTTTGCGGGCTGGACGCCGTTGAGCGGGATGCTCCTGTTCACGGTGGTCAGCTCGGTCATCGTGGGGCAACTCAGCGTCCGGGCCGAACGGCGAGAAGCGGCGACTAGCGCCATTTCGGCGTTGTTTATCGGGTTAGGGATCCTGTTCTTGTCGTTGGCCAATAAGAATGCCAGCTACGCGACCAACATCTTGTTTGGGAGTGTGATTGGCATCAGTGCCAGTGACGTGACCCAGATGCTGGTCCTGTCGCTCCTGGTCCTCCTGGTTGTCTTGGTGATTTACCGCTTCTTGAAGTTTGACTCCTTCGACCATACGGGGGCCCAGGTCAAAGGCCTGTGGACCAACGCGTTATCGATCACGTTCTTGGTCCTACTGGCGTTGAGTGTCAGTGTGGCGGCCCAGATTGTGGGGTCGTTACTGATCTTCATTCTCCTGACCTTACCTGCCGCGACGGCCAAGTACTTCGTCCACACGGTCGGGGGCATGATGGGCTTAGCCATCGTCTTGGCCTTAGTGGGCGTCTGGAGTGGACTGGCGTTGAGTTACGTGACCAACTATCCCGTCTCGTTCTTCATTGCGGCCATCGAAGCCGCATTCTACTTCATCGCGTTGATCTGGCAACATTTCCAGACCGCGGCGAAATAA
- a CDS encoding alpha/beta hydrolase, with protein MAKTWQKVAGITTALTATSLVGLLAGTAAVYHVGMKSYAKGRQKSRQWSIAENSAEDNAWYLMQQPREWQITSQDGLRLRASFLNNDQQVHNRVVIVAHGLGHSREQMVPYARMFAALGYSVLMPDARAHGESEGNTIGYGWLDRHDYQQWIQKVIELRGTDVQIVLMGISMGAATVLATAGEDLPANVKAVIADSGYASIYSEARFRLHHKYHVPARPTMNLANQYSRLDAGYRLKDGNIAEQVRHTQLPIFFIQGARDQTVPIENLDILYQAAGGPKQKYRHPDAQHVMTRAADPAKYDQKVAAFLTPYVH; from the coding sequence ATGGCAAAAACTTGGCAAAAAGTTGCAGGAATCACCACGGCGTTGACGGCTACCAGTCTCGTGGGACTTCTCGCGGGGACGGCCGCGGTCTATCACGTGGGGATGAAGTCCTACGCGAAGGGACGGCAGAAGTCTCGACAATGGTCGATTGCGGAGAACTCGGCGGAAGATAACGCGTGGTATCTGATGCAACAACCGCGTGAGTGGCAAATCACCAGTCAAGACGGGCTGCGGTTACGGGCGTCGTTCTTAAATAACGACCAGCAAGTGCATAACCGGGTCGTAATCGTCGCCCATGGTCTGGGACACTCGCGTGAACAGATGGTGCCGTATGCCCGGATGTTCGCGGCCCTAGGCTATAGTGTTTTGATGCCGGACGCGCGGGCTCACGGGGAAAGTGAAGGCAACACCATCGGTTACGGTTGGTTGGACCGGCACGATTATCAGCAGTGGATTCAAAAGGTGATCGAATTGCGAGGGACCGACGTCCAAATCGTCCTGATGGGCATCTCGATGGGCGCCGCAACGGTCCTGGCGACCGCTGGCGAAGACCTCCCGGCCAACGTTAAAGCGGTAATCGCTGATTCGGGATACGCGTCGATCTACAGTGAAGCGCGGTTCCGGTTGCACCACAAGTACCACGTCCCAGCCCGGCCGACCATGAATCTGGCGAACCAATACTCCCGGTTAGATGCGGGCTATCGCCTGAAGGATGGCAACATTGCCGAACAGGTGCGCCACACCCAACTGCCAATTTTCTTCATTCAAGGTGCCCGAGACCAGACGGTGCCTATTGAGAACTTGGACATCCTCTACCAGGCAGCGGGCGGTCCCAAGCAAAAGTACCGGCACCCGGACGCTCAACACGTGATGACCAGGGCGGCTGACCCGGCCAAGTATGACCAGAAGGTCGCAGCCTTCTTAACGCCTTACGTTCATTAA
- a CDS encoding ROK family protein, which produces MPQAATDPLLVIDIGGTTVKYGVWADQRVQRKGRFDTPATWEGLLANLLKVQQRYDLNFRGVAISLPGSVDPVAGKISGTSAVNYLNGFPIKATLQAAMGLPVSIQNDANCAGLAESWRGNAQDVDDAIFLIIGTGIGGAMIMDHRLVTGQQHFTGEFGYMVMNAEGGTLSELASPVRMAERYSRRQNLLTAVTAQDVYDAAASGDAVAQQSITEMMHWLSIGAFNNYVSLNPQRLLIGGGISARPGFVAGLRAEIQALMRANGAPLTVDVQPCKFLNDANLIGAVRQFYLEYGAVTAAPAVSVPTP; this is translated from the coding sequence ATGCCGCAAGCAGCAACTGACCCCTTATTGGTCATCGACATTGGCGGCACCACCGTTAAATACGGCGTGTGGGCCGACCAGCGGGTACAACGGAAAGGGCGCTTTGACACGCCGGCGACCTGGGAAGGCCTATTGGCTAACCTGTTGAAGGTACAGCAACGTTACGACCTGAACTTCCGGGGCGTGGCCATCAGCCTGCCCGGTAGTGTTGATCCGGTCGCCGGGAAGATTTCCGGGACCAGCGCGGTCAACTACCTGAACGGCTTCCCCATTAAGGCCACCCTACAAGCGGCCATGGGACTGCCCGTCAGTATTCAAAATGACGCGAACTGCGCCGGCCTCGCGGAAAGTTGGCGGGGCAACGCCCAAGACGTGGACGATGCCATCTTCTTGATTATCGGCACGGGAATCGGCGGCGCGATGATCATGGATCACCGCTTGGTCACCGGGCAGCAGCACTTTACCGGTGAATTTGGCTACATGGTCATGAACGCTGAGGGCGGGACCCTGAGTGAATTGGCCAGTCCGGTACGGATGGCGGAACGCTACAGTCGCCGTCAGAATCTTTTGACGGCAGTCACGGCCCAGGACGTTTATGATGCGGCGGCCTCGGGTGATGCGGTAGCTCAACAGAGCATTACGGAGATGATGCACTGGCTCAGCATCGGCGCGTTCAATAATTACGTCAGCCTGAATCCCCAACGCCTCCTGATCGGTGGTGGCATCTCGGCGCGTCCCGGCTTTGTGGCGGGACTGCGGGCAGAGATTCAGGCACTGATGCGGGCGAACGGCGCGCCACTGACGGTCGACGTTCAGCCTTGCAAGTTCTTGAATGACGCCAACCTGATTGGTGCTGTCCGTCAGTTTTACTTGGAATATGGGGCAGTGACCGCCGCACCGGCAGTTAGCGTCCCGACGCCTTAA
- the glmU gene encoding bifunctional UDP-N-acetylglucosamine diphosphorylase/glucosamine-1-phosphate N-acetyltransferase GlmU, which produces MSTRNTIILAAGKGTRMKSKLYKVLHRVCGKAMVDHVLTQVEKTHMDKVVTVVGYGADEVKATLGDRTQYVLQAKQLGTGHAVLQTEPVLKDEAGTTLIVSGDTPLFRAETFEDLFAYHEAKHAAATILTSMAPDPTGYGRIVRNNIGIVEKIVEQKDASSEEQEIHEINTGVYVFDNQKLFKALHEISNDNAQGEYYLTDVIEILKQQGDIVGAYRMKDFDESMGVNDRVALSVATKVMRHRINVQHMRDGVTLIDPDTTYIDADVQIGADTIIEPNVQLKGHTVIGEDCYIGSHSEIRNSTLADHVTVTSSLLEDSDMASGSNIGPNSHLRPESHIGPKVHLGNFVEVKKATIGEGTKVGHLTYVGNAKLGKHINVGCGVVFVNYDGKNKHETVVGDDAFIGSNSNLVAPLDVADHSFIAAGSTITDAVKQYDMAIARQRQTNKPNYYQKLPYRGE; this is translated from the coding sequence ATGAGTACGAGAAATACCATCATTCTGGCTGCCGGTAAGGGAACCCGGATGAAGTCAAAACTGTATAAAGTATTGCACCGCGTCTGTGGGAAAGCGATGGTCGACCACGTGTTGACCCAGGTCGAAAAGACCCACATGGACAAGGTGGTCACGGTCGTAGGTTACGGTGCCGATGAGGTCAAGGCGACCTTGGGCGACCGGACCCAGTACGTGTTACAAGCGAAGCAACTGGGAACTGGCCACGCGGTCTTACAGACGGAACCGGTCTTAAAGGATGAAGCCGGGACCACGCTGATCGTGAGCGGGGATACCCCATTGTTCCGGGCGGAAACCTTCGAAGACCTTTTCGCGTACCACGAAGCGAAGCACGCGGCTGCCACGATTCTGACTTCGATGGCGCCCGACCCGACCGGCTACGGCCGCATCGTTCGGAACAACATTGGCATCGTTGAAAAGATCGTGGAACAAAAGGATGCCAGTTCCGAAGAACAGGAAATCCACGAAATCAACACGGGAGTCTACGTCTTTGACAACCAGAAGTTGTTCAAGGCCCTCCACGAGATCTCCAACGACAACGCTCAGGGGGAATACTACCTGACCGATGTGATTGAAATCTTGAAGCAGCAGGGGGACATCGTGGGTGCGTACCGGATGAAGGACTTTGACGAGTCCATGGGCGTTAACGACCGGGTGGCCTTGTCCGTGGCGACCAAGGTCATGCGGCACCGGATCAACGTACAGCACATGCGTGACGGGGTGACCTTGATTGACCCCGACACCACCTACATCGACGCCGATGTTCAGATTGGGGCCGACACCATCATCGAACCTAACGTTCAGCTGAAGGGCCACACGGTCATCGGTGAAGACTGCTACATCGGGTCGCACTCCGAGATTCGCAACTCGACGCTAGCGGACCACGTGACGGTCACGTCGTCGCTGTTGGAAGATTCTGACATGGCGAGCGGCAGTAATATTGGACCAAACAGTCATTTGCGTCCAGAATCCCACATCGGGCCAAAGGTTCACCTGGGTAACTTTGTGGAAGTTAAGAAGGCCACGATTGGTGAGGGCACCAAAGTGGGCCACTTGACTTACGTGGGCAATGCCAAGCTGGGCAAGCACATTAACGTGGGCTGCGGCGTGGTCTTTGTCAACTACGACGGGAAGAACAAGCACGAGACGGTGGTCGGCGATGACGCCTTCATCGGCTCGAACTCGAACTTAGTGGCGCCGTTGGACGTCGCAGACCACAGCTTCATTGCGGCGGGCTCCACGATTACCGATGCCGTTAAGCAGTACGACATGGCGATTGCGCGGCAACGGCAGACCAACAAGCCGAACTATTATCAAAAGCTCCCGTACCGCGGGGAATAA